In one window of Candidatus Avedoeria danica DNA:
- a CDS encoding HAMP domain-containing histidine kinase, with product MDLQLNTRLDPLLDMARAAAGAVDRTAFLPVVARGIAEVLEADACEVWLDVGGPTLSALHRAPGSGAPPRSPERRALAEVMAEAEVAHIDGWLCVPLPQTAGTGTRGVIALSRSVAPNAEEVTLVEVAATLARLGLDAADAGRFDADARDQFLALLGHDLRAPLSNVRVGAQLAQRNLDVGDMDSVRKALTIIESQSGRLLARLEALLDAVAATGGWLIKLEPLDLGAMAASSIEPFALAAEERATGTTFDVKVDAGTPLARGDASQIARVIEHLIDNAAKYAPGKPVNVRIHASEGGVRLDITDRGPGIRPEDVDRVFTPFGRGRNTGDKEGYGLGLYLARNIARSHGGRLWIARTSPSGTTMSLTLPVAAEPSQ from the coding sequence GTGGATCTGCAGCTGAACACGCGACTCGATCCACTCCTGGACATGGCCCGGGCGGCAGCCGGCGCAGTCGACCGGACGGCGTTCCTGCCGGTCGTGGCGCGCGGCATCGCTGAGGTCCTCGAGGCCGATGCGTGCGAGGTATGGCTTGACGTCGGCGGCCCGACGCTCTCGGCGCTGCACCGGGCGCCCGGTTCGGGTGCCCCGCCGCGCTCGCCGGAGCGCAGAGCGTTGGCCGAGGTGATGGCGGAGGCCGAGGTCGCCCACATCGACGGCTGGTTGTGCGTGCCCCTCCCACAGACTGCCGGCACCGGCACGCGCGGTGTCATCGCACTGTCGCGTTCCGTCGCGCCGAACGCCGAGGAGGTCACGCTCGTCGAGGTGGCGGCCACGCTCGCCCGGCTCGGACTGGACGCCGCGGATGCCGGGCGCTTCGACGCGGATGCACGCGACCAGTTCCTGGCGCTGCTCGGTCACGACCTGCGCGCACCCCTGTCGAACGTGCGCGTTGGGGCGCAGCTGGCGCAGCGCAACCTGGACGTGGGCGATATGGACAGCGTTCGCAAGGCGCTCACGATCATCGAGAGCCAAAGCGGACGGCTGCTGGCGCGGCTCGAGGCGCTGCTGGATGCCGTTGCGGCCACCGGCGGCTGGTTGATCAAGCTCGAGCCGCTCGACCTTGGCGCGATGGCTGCCTCGTCCATCGAACCGTTCGCGCTGGCGGCCGAGGAGAGGGCGACGGGCACGACATTCGATGTGAAGGTCGATGCCGGAACGCCGCTCGCGCGCGGCGATGCCAGTCAGATCGCGCGGGTGATCGAGCACCTGATCGACAATGCGGCCAAGTACGCGCCGGGCAAGCCGGTCAACGTCCGGATTCACGCATCCGAGGGCGGGGTGCGATTGGACATCACCGATCGCGGGCCGGGCATCCGACCCGAGGACGTCGACAGGGTGTTCACGCCGTTCGGGCGCGGCCGGAACACCGGCGACAAGGAAGGCTACGGCCTCGGACTGTACTTGGCGCGCAACATCGCCCGCTCGCACGGCGGCCGTCTATGGATCGCCCGCACCTCGCCATCGGGGACGACGATGTCGTTGACGCTGCCGGTGGCCGCTGAGCCGTCCCAGTAG
- a CDS encoding response regulator transcription factor, whose protein sequence is MAGRRILLVSARPDARADLVAALRANSFRVDIEAPSARLADEDVYDRDPPPDLVLLDTTGVPEDVAWSLAPVLSSGRLIVLGAGAGDVRRAFEAGAEDCVDAGAHPDEVGARIEAVLRRTDRVPAAEPDAGVYVDRRLWVNFESRQVWVRGEPAPLTPREFRLLEFFIAHGSGPLSHEEILAGVWGRAPEKHRPTEVLKQYIWRLRQKIEADPEKPEIVLTVPGAGYRFAAAT, encoded by the coding sequence ATGGCCGGTCGGCGGATCCTCCTCGTCAGCGCGCGGCCCGACGCGCGCGCCGACCTCGTCGCGGCGCTGCGCGCGAACAGCTTTCGCGTCGACATCGAGGCCCCGAGCGCGCGGCTGGCCGACGAGGACGTATACGACCGCGACCCGCCGCCCGATCTCGTGCTCCTCGATACGACCGGCGTGCCCGAGGACGTGGCGTGGTCGCTGGCGCCCGTCCTGTCCTCCGGCCGTCTGATCGTCCTCGGCGCCGGCGCCGGCGACGTTCGGCGCGCGTTCGAGGCCGGCGCAGAGGACTGTGTGGACGCCGGCGCGCATCCCGACGAGGTCGGGGCGCGTATCGAGGCCGTGCTGCGGCGCACGGACCGGGTGCCGGCGGCCGAACCGGATGCGGGCGTGTACGTCGATCGCCGGTTGTGGGTGAACTTCGAGTCGCGCCAGGTCTGGGTGCGCGGCGAGCCGGCACCGCTCACGCCGCGCGAGTTTCGGCTGCTCGAGTTCTTCATCGCCCACGGCAGCGGCCCGCTGAGCCACGAGGAGATCCTGGCCGGTGTCTGGGGCCGCGCCCCGGAGAAGCACCGCCCGACCGAAGTCCTCAAGCAGTACATCTGGCGGCTGAGGCAGAAGATCGAAGCCGATCCGGAAAAGCCCGAGATCGTCCTCACCGTGCCGGGCGCCGGCTACCGATTCGCCGCAGCGACGTAG
- a CDS encoding response regulator transcription factor translates to MPTSAEIPKRIADLKRLLIVDDDDEARALMRMALSLDDYEIIEAADGLAALRVSHEMRPDLILLDIEMPLMDGWLTCQRIREVWDTPIIMVTALSQLDARVKGLGIGADDYVSKPWDIDELRMRVKAVLKRASDRPYLQRPMRYQDAHLTVDLATRDVVVEGESVALTPIEFDLLRHLVQHPNQPVTSAELLRLIWGDAYNDAEATLRVHLHHLRRKIEPDPRRPRYLRTERGIGYRFQTV, encoded by the coding sequence ATGCCGACGAGCGCCGAGATCCCCAAGCGCATCGCCGACCTGAAGCGCCTTCTCATCGTCGATGACGACGACGAGGCGCGTGCGCTGATGCGCATGGCGCTTTCCCTCGATGACTACGAGATCATCGAGGCCGCCGACGGGCTGGCGGCACTGCGCGTTTCTCACGAGATGCGACCCGACCTGATCCTGCTGGATATCGAGATGCCGCTCATGGACGGTTGGCTGACGTGCCAGCGGATCCGCGAGGTCTGGGACACGCCCATCATCATGGTCACGGCGCTTTCGCAGCTCGATGCCCGGGTCAAAGGGCTTGGCATCGGCGCCGACGACTACGTCTCGAAGCCCTGGGACATCGACGAGCTGCGGATGCGGGTCAAGGCGGTCCTCAAGCGCGCAAGCGATCGACCCTATCTGCAGCGACCGATGCGCTACCAGGACGCCCATCTGACCGTCGACCTGGCGACGCGCGACGTGGTCGTCGAGGGCGAGTCCGTGGCGCTGACGCCGATCGAGTTCGATCTGCTCCGCCACCTCGTCCAGCACCCCAACCAACCGGTGACCAGCGCCGAGCTCCTGCGATTGATCTGGGGTGACGCCTACAACGACGCCGAGGCGACGCTCCGCGTCCACCTCCACCACCTGCGCCGCAAGATCGAGCCCGATCCGCGCCGACCGCGCTATCTGCGGACCGAGCGCGGCATCGGCTACCGCTTCCAGACGGTGTAG